One genomic segment of Tripterygium wilfordii isolate XIE 37 chromosome 9, ASM1340144v1, whole genome shotgun sequence includes these proteins:
- the LOC120005876 gene encoding fructose-bisphosphate aldolase-lysine N-methyltransferase, chloroplastic isoform X2, whose protein sequence is MGQDSEWSPYICCLPQPGELHSTIFWSENELNMIRQSSVYQETISQKCQIKKKFLESKLALERFPDIFASINFERFMHAYAIVGSRAWGSIKGLSLIPFADFLNHDGLSESVVLSDEHKQLSEVIADRDYAPGEEVLIRYGKFPNSTLLLDFGFTLPHNIHDQVQIQISLPPDDPLREMKLDLMQKHCMPAGKPVNGFNSLEDSFTIKEVKSALGKGKGLPQSLRAFSRVLCCSSTQELHALAKEAAQCDGRLARRPFETRGREILAHQLLLSQITHFIEEHESSIELLGPADSSSRGGNFVRRSQMARDLLTGELRVLKSAYRWLKNYIGILITADCPNNDVSNYGIIPM, encoded by the exons ATGGGTCAG GATTCTGAATGGTCCCCTTACATCTGCTGTCTTCCTCAGCCTGGGGAGCTTCATAGCACA ATATTCTGGAGCGAAAATGAGTTGAATATGATCCGTCAAAGCTCTGTATATCAGGAAACAATCAgccaaaaatgtcaaattaaaaaGAAGTTTTTGGAATCAAAGCTG GCTCTTGAACGCTTCCCTGATATTTTTGCGAGTATCAACTTCGAGCGTTTCATGCATGCATATGCTATAG TTGGATCTCGGGCATGGGGAAGCATAAAGGGTTTATCTCTG ATCCCATTTGCAGATTTTTTGAATCATGATGGACTTTCAGAATCAGTTGTGCTGAGTGATGAACATAAACAACTGTCGGAG GTTATTGCTGATCGCGATTATGCCCCAGGTGAAGAG GTACTGATAAGATATGGAAAATTTCCAAATTCGACACTGCTTCTGGACTTTGGATTTACGCTCCCACACAACATTCATGACCAG GTACAGATCCAGATTAGTTTACCTCCTGATGATCCTCTACGTGAAATGAAGTTGGACCTTATGCAAAAACATTGTATGCCAGCTGGTAAACCTGTAAATGGCTTCAACTCACTAGAGGATTCTTTCACCATCAA AGAGGTTAAATCTGCTCTAGGAAAGGGGAAGGGCCTTCCACAATCACTTCGGGCATTTTCCCGTGTTCTCTGTTGCAGCTCTACACAAG AACTACATGCTTTGGCCAAAGAAGCTGCTCAATGTGATGGCCGGCTGGCACGACGTCCATTTGAAACCAGAGGCAGAGAAATCCTAGCACACCAACTCTTGTTATCACAAATTACTCATTTTATTGAGGAACACGAATCATCTATAGAg CTCTTGGGCCCTGCTGATTCCTCCTCCAGGGGTGGAAATTTTGTTCGTAGAAGTCAAATGGCTCGGGATCTCCTCACAGGAGAGCTTCGAGTCCTCAAGTCCGCATATAGGTGGTTGAAAAATTACATTGGAATCTTGATCACTGCTGACTGCCCAAACAACGATGTTAGCAATTATGGAATCATCCCGATGTAG
- the LOC120005876 gene encoding fructose-bisphosphate aldolase-lysine N-methyltransferase, chloroplastic isoform X1: MLLAPRIPIPRWSQLPISTLSRRLHAKLKFSSSSQTKLPVVCENALQPLEDDCNEFLPWLERKAGVEISSSLSIGKSAYGRSLIASRSIQTGECILKVPFNVQISPENLPPEVRNLLGNEVGNLAKLAVLILHEQKMGQDSEWSPYICCLPQPGELHSTIFWSENELNMIRQSSVYQETISQKCQIKKKFLESKLALERFPDIFASINFERFMHAYAIVGSRAWGSIKGLSLIPFADFLNHDGLSESVVLSDEHKQLSEVIADRDYAPGEEVLIRYGKFPNSTLLLDFGFTLPHNIHDQVQIQISLPPDDPLREMKLDLMQKHCMPAGKPVNGFNSLEDSFTIKEVKSALGKGKGLPQSLRAFSRVLCCSSTQELHALAKEAAQCDGRLARRPFETRGREILAHQLLLSQITHFIEEHESSIELLGPADSSSRGGNFVRRSQMARDLLTGELRVLKSAYRWLKNYIGILITADCPNNDVSNYGIIPM; this comes from the exons ATGCTGCTAGCTCCTCGAATCCCTATACCGCGGTGGTCTCAACTCCCTATCTCCACTCTCTCCCGTCGTCTCCACGCCAAACTCAAATTCTCATCTTCATCTCAAACCAAGCTTCCAGTAGTTTGTGAAAAT GCTTTGCAACCTCTGGAGGATGACTGTAATGAATTTTTGCCTTGGTTAGAGCGAAAAGCTGGGGTTGagatttcatcttctctttcaattGGGAAATCCGCTTATGGCAG GTCTCTGATTGCTTCTAGGTCCATCCAAACTGGAGAGTGCATATTGAAAGTTCCTTTCAATGTG CAAATATCACCTGAAAATCTCCCTCCAGAAGTTAGAAATTTGTTAGGTAATGAAGTTGGGAATCTTGCAAAGCTCGCTGTTCTCATATTACACGAGCAGAAAATGGGTCAG GATTCTGAATGGTCCCCTTACATCTGCTGTCTTCCTCAGCCTGGGGAGCTTCATAGCACA ATATTCTGGAGCGAAAATGAGTTGAATATGATCCGTCAAAGCTCTGTATATCAGGAAACAATCAgccaaaaatgtcaaattaaaaaGAAGTTTTTGGAATCAAAGCTG GCTCTTGAACGCTTCCCTGATATTTTTGCGAGTATCAACTTCGAGCGTTTCATGCATGCATATGCTATAG TTGGATCTCGGGCATGGGGAAGCATAAAGGGTTTATCTCTG ATCCCATTTGCAGATTTTTTGAATCATGATGGACTTTCAGAATCAGTTGTGCTGAGTGATGAACATAAACAACTGTCGGAG GTTATTGCTGATCGCGATTATGCCCCAGGTGAAGAG GTACTGATAAGATATGGAAAATTTCCAAATTCGACACTGCTTCTGGACTTTGGATTTACGCTCCCACACAACATTCATGACCAG GTACAGATCCAGATTAGTTTACCTCCTGATGATCCTCTACGTGAAATGAAGTTGGACCTTATGCAAAAACATTGTATGCCAGCTGGTAAACCTGTAAATGGCTTCAACTCACTAGAGGATTCTTTCACCATCAA AGAGGTTAAATCTGCTCTAGGAAAGGGGAAGGGCCTTCCACAATCACTTCGGGCATTTTCCCGTGTTCTCTGTTGCAGCTCTACACAAG AACTACATGCTTTGGCCAAAGAAGCTGCTCAATGTGATGGCCGGCTGGCACGACGTCCATTTGAAACCAGAGGCAGAGAAATCCTAGCACACCAACTCTTGTTATCACAAATTACTCATTTTATTGAGGAACACGAATCATCTATAGAg CTCTTGGGCCCTGCTGATTCCTCCTCCAGGGGTGGAAATTTTGTTCGTAGAAGTCAAATGGCTCGGGATCTCCTCACAGGAGAGCTTCGAGTCCTCAAGTCCGCATATAGGTGGTTGAAAAATTACATTGGAATCTTGATCACTGCTGACTGCCCAAACAACGATGTTAGCAATTATGGAATCATCCCGATGTAG